From a region of the Campylobacter showae genome:
- a CDS encoding anaerobic C4-dicarboxylate transporter, with translation MDIMLILQIIVLLGGIYLGVRLGGMGVGYAGGLGVVILAMLGMKVDMKDIPMDVILIIASVISAITAMQVAGGLDYLVQVASKILRKNPKQINYLAPIVTYLLTILAGTGHTAFSMIPVIVEVAKTQNIKPSAPLALSVVSSQVAITASPISAAFVAMTGVCEPLGVSYPMLLFICISTTFVAMIITAFIVNKFYDLDLSKDPIYQDRLARGAVAEIKEVEYQALKPYAKRSVAIFAVGVLVVVCYALVISKSLGIVAKPILSRDAAIISFMLTIGFLIATLCKIDTSKLLSTSTFQSGMNACICVIGIAWLGTTFVNGHIDSIKEVAKNVVTQYPFILAVALYFLSCLLYSQAATTRVMMPAVAAALGMTTPENSGQIWILVASFAAVSGLFVLPTYPTTLGAIAMDDTGTTRVGKFVFNHSFFVPGTIMVALSVVLAFLIAPVLL, from the coding sequence ATGGATATAATGCTGATTTTACAGATTATAGTCCTACTCGGAGGTATCTACCTAGGCGTTAGGCTAGGCGGTATGGGCGTAGGTTACGCCGGTGGTCTTGGCGTCGTTATTTTGGCGATGCTTGGTATGAAAGTGGATATGAAAGATATCCCGATGGACGTTATTTTAATCATCGCGTCCGTTATTTCGGCCATCACTGCGATGCAAGTCGCGGGCGGACTTGATTATTTGGTTCAGGTCGCATCTAAAATTTTGCGCAAAAACCCAAAACAAATCAACTACCTAGCGCCTATCGTTACCTATCTGCTTACGATCCTAGCAGGTACGGGTCACACTGCGTTTTCTATGATCCCTGTTATCGTAGAGGTTGCTAAAACGCAAAACATCAAACCTAGCGCGCCTCTTGCGCTTTCGGTCGTTTCGTCTCAAGTAGCGATCACTGCTAGCCCTATATCTGCGGCTTTCGTTGCTATGACTGGCGTTTGCGAGCCTCTTGGCGTTAGCTATCCGATGCTACTTTTCATCTGCATATCTACTACTTTCGTAGCTATGATAATTACGGCCTTTATCGTAAATAAATTTTACGATCTTGACCTCTCAAAAGATCCTATCTATCAAGATAGACTAGCTAGAGGTGCGGTCGCTGAGATAAAAGAGGTAGAGTATCAAGCTCTAAAACCTTATGCGAAAAGATCGGTTGCGATATTTGCCGTCGGCGTTTTAGTCGTCGTTTGCTATGCGCTTGTTATTTCAAAGAGCCTTGGCATCGTGGCAAAACCTATCCTTTCTAGAGACGCTGCTATTATCAGCTTTATGCTTACTATCGGCTTCCTTATCGCTACGCTTTGTAAGATCGACACTAGCAAATTGCTTTCAACCAGCACTTTCCAAAGCGGTATGAATGCGTGCATATGCGTCATCGGTATCGCATGGCTAGGCACTACTTTCGTTAACGGCCACATCGATAGCATCAAAGAGGTAGCTAAAAACGTCGTTACGCAGTATCCGTTTATACTAGCCGTCGCGCTGTATTTCCTAAGCTGCTTACTATACTCTCAAGCCGCAACCACTCGCGTTATGATGCCTGCGGTCGCTGCTGCGCTAGGTATGACTACGCCTGAAAACTCAGGTCAAATTTGGATCCTAGTAGCTTCATTTGCCGCTGTTTCAGGACTATTCGTACTTCCTACGTATCCTACGACTTTGGGCGCTATCGCTATGGACGATACCGGTACAACAAGAGTCGGTAAATTTGTATTTAACCACTCATTCTTCGTGCCTGGCACCATCATGGTTGCTCTTTCGGTTGTGCTAGCATTCCTCATCGCTCCTGTTCTTCTCTAA
- a CDS encoding transglycosylase domain-containing protein: MRILASILFIIFVSLSAAFVYLYSQVTFDASNIIDFKPKLTTQIYDRNGELIANIFDENRIYVKYEDIPPRVIEALVAIEDTSFFEHGGVNPEAITRAIVKDIKAGKLVEGASTLTQQLVKNMVLTREKKLTRKVKEMIISMKLENELTKEQILERYLNHVYLGHGYHGIKTAAKGYFRKELDELTLKEIAILVGLPKAPSTYDPTRHLDLSLSRANNVISRMNALGWISDAEYKAALVEQPVVFDDTLTQNKAPYIVDEVLKEASKRFEDIKTGGYVIETSVDLKVQDMASEALKYGYNEILKRNKDANASILNGAIVVTLPKTGEVLALVGGVDYAKSSYNRATQSTRQPGSSFKPFIYQIALDMGYSPMSKAADISRVFNEGSQYEWRPKNYSGGFQGYITLREALRQSRNLATINLLDEIGLDTAYKKLSEMGFKNIPKNLSIALGSFGISPLEFAKFYSMFPNGGEIVEPSLIKRIINYQNLEAVFEPERTFVTEPEQAYLMTDMMKTVVERGTGQSARLNGVQVAGKTGTTNNNVDAWFCGFTPEVEVVVWYGNDDNTPMRKVEGGGRTAAPVFKKFMESYMKEYPLKQKTFIEPEGVFHTAYEGLIEVYTKISPVPKQDAQDTLIKQDDEGLIF, from the coding sequence ATGAGAATTCTAGCTTCTATTTTGTTTATTATCTTTGTTTCGCTGAGCGCGGCGTTTGTTTATCTTTATTCGCAAGTCACCTTTGATGCGTCAAATATTATTGATTTTAAGCCAAAGCTCACGACTCAAATTTACGACAGAAACGGCGAACTCATCGCAAATATCTTTGACGAAAACAGGATCTACGTCAAATACGAGGACATCCCGCCGCGCGTCATAGAGGCGCTGGTAGCTATCGAGGATACGAGTTTTTTTGAACACGGCGGCGTAAATCCTGAGGCCATCACGCGAGCTATCGTTAAGGACATAAAGGCGGGCAAACTAGTCGAGGGCGCGAGCACGCTCACGCAACAGCTCGTTAAAAACATGGTGCTCACCAGAGAAAAAAAGCTAACTCGCAAGGTCAAAGAGATGATCATCTCGATGAAACTGGAAAACGAGCTAACCAAAGAGCAAATTTTAGAGCGCTATCTAAATCACGTCTATCTAGGACACGGCTATCACGGCATAAAAACCGCGGCGAAGGGATACTTTAGAAAGGAGCTTGACGAGCTCACGCTAAAAGAGATCGCTATCCTAGTGGGCTTACCAAAAGCGCCTAGCACCTACGATCCGACCCGCCACCTAGATCTATCTCTAAGCCGCGCAAACAACGTAATCTCAAGGATGAACGCGCTAGGTTGGATCAGCGACGCAGAGTACAAAGCCGCGCTAGTCGAGCAGCCCGTAGTTTTTGACGATACTCTCACGCAAAACAAAGCCCCGTATATCGTGGACGAGGTGCTAAAAGAGGCCTCAAAGCGCTTTGAGGATATAAAAACCGGCGGCTACGTCATCGAAACCAGCGTTGATTTAAAGGTGCAAGATATGGCGTCCGAGGCGCTAAAATACGGCTACAACGAGATACTAAAACGCAACAAAGACGCAAACGCCAGTATCCTAAACGGCGCTATCGTCGTCACTCTACCAAAAACCGGCGAGGTGCTCGCGCTAGTTGGCGGCGTAGACTACGCCAAAAGCAGCTACAACCGTGCCACGCAGAGCACCCGCCAGCCGGGCTCTAGCTTTAAGCCCTTTATCTACCAGATCGCCCTAGACATGGGCTACTCGCCGATGAGCAAGGCTGCCGACATATCAAGGGTCTTTAACGAAGGCAGCCAGTACGAGTGGCGCCCGAAAAACTATAGCGGCGGCTTCCAGGGCTATATCACGCTGCGCGAGGCCTTGCGTCAGTCGCGCAACCTCGCCACGATAAATTTACTCGACGAGATCGGGCTTGATACGGCTTATAAAAAACTATCCGAAATGGGCTTTAAAAACATCCCTAAAAACCTTTCCATCGCGCTTGGTAGCTTCGGTATCTCGCCGTTAGAGTTTGCCAAATTTTACTCGATGTTTCCAAACGGCGGCGAGATCGTGGAGCCAAGCCTGATAAAACGCATCATAAATTATCAAAATTTAGAAGCGGTTTTTGAGCCTGAGCGGACGTTCGTCACCGAGCCCGAGCAGGCCTATCTGATGACTGACATGATGAAAACGGTCGTGGAGCGCGGCACGGGACAAAGCGCTAGGCTAAACGGCGTGCAAGTCGCGGGCAAGACGGGCACAACAAATAACAACGTCGACGCGTGGTTTTGTGGATTTACGCCTGAAGTAGAGGTGGTCGTGTGGTACGGCAACGACGATAATACGCCGATGAGAAAGGTCGAGGGCGGCGGACGTACGGCAGCTCCGGTGTTTAAGAAATTTATGGAAAGCTATATGAAGGAGTACCCGCTAAAACAAAAAACTTTCATCGAGCCAGAGGGCGTCTTTCACACTGCGTACGAGGGCTTGATCGAAGTCTATACGAAGATCTCGCCGGTACCAAAACAAGACGCGCAAGATACGCTGATAAAACAAGACGATGAGGGGCTGATTTTCTAA
- the alaS gene encoding alanine--tRNA ligase, whose translation MDIREAYLNFFASKGHEIIPSAPLVPNDATLLFTNAGMVPFKSIFTGEVPRPTPPIRTSCQTCIRAGGKHNDLDNVGYTARHHTFFEMLGNFSFGEYFKKDAIAYAWEFVTQVLKLPKDRLYVTVHESDDEAFALWEQHIAKERIYRFGDHDNFWQMGDTGPCGPCSEIFYDQGGEHFNTPEDYMGGDGDRFLEIWNLVFMQYERSSDGKLTPLPKPSIDTGMGLERVTAIMEGKFSNYDSSLFMPLIEEVAKLCGKPYAYESGASYRVISDHIRSVTFLLAQGTTFDKEGRGYVLRRILRRAIRHGYLLGIKEPFMYRLVDKVCELMGGHYAYLNEKKAAVKEQIRLEEERFLATIASGLELFESELARTKDIFSGEAAFKLYDTFGFPLDLTADMLREKGLKVDEAKFDELMSEQKARAKAAWKGSGDKSAKGDFKVLLEKFGENKFSGYEELERTSKVLALLDEDFKETQILKAGEQGWAMFDVTPFYAQSGGQAGDSGEIVGASDILDTQKFFGLNLSNVAVKKELKVGDSVKLKVSEQRAEIARHHSATHLLHSALRSVLGTHIAQAGSSVEANRLRFDFSHPKAVTAEELTKIENFVNSAIAESIAAKTEIMDVEDAKNSGAIALFGEKYADKVRVLSFGEVSKELCGGTHVANLSQIGAFFITKEGGVSAGVRRIEAVCSKAALNLAKAWRGEIEELKTELKSAEPMNAVKKLKAEIKSLKDKTKQAKDAHALAVVNVNETKLCVAVIDGGDIKATIDEFKNENEKAAILLAQVNEEGKIALAAGVKNAPLKAGEWVKFTAQILGGNGGGKDDFATAGGKNVLAIEDAIRQAFEFAKIKLEK comes from the coding sequence ATGGATATTAGAGAGGCTTATTTAAATTTTTTCGCAAGCAAAGGTCATGAGATCATCCCGTCCGCGCCGCTAGTGCCAAACGACGCTACGCTGCTTTTTACAAACGCGGGCATGGTGCCGTTTAAGAGCATTTTTACCGGCGAAGTACCGCGCCCTACCCCGCCGATCCGCACGAGCTGTCAGACCTGCATCCGCGCAGGCGGCAAGCACAACGACCTAGACAACGTCGGCTACACCGCGCGCCACCACACGTTTTTTGAGATGCTGGGCAATTTTAGCTTCGGCGAGTATTTCAAAAAAGACGCGATCGCGTATGCGTGGGAGTTTGTAACGCAGGTGCTAAAACTACCAAAAGACCGCCTCTACGTCACCGTTCACGAGAGCGACGACGAGGCGTTTGCGCTATGGGAGCAGCACATCGCAAAGGAGCGCATTTATAGATTCGGCGATCACGATAACTTCTGGCAGATGGGCGATACGGGACCGTGCGGACCGTGCTCGGAGATCTTTTACGACCAAGGCGGCGAGCACTTTAACACGCCTGAGGACTACATGGGCGGTGACGGCGACAGATTTCTTGAAATTTGGAACCTGGTTTTCATGCAGTACGAGCGCAGTAGCGACGGAAAGCTAACTCCGCTACCAAAACCGAGCATCGACACCGGCATGGGCCTTGAGCGCGTCACGGCGATAATGGAAGGCAAATTTAGCAACTACGATAGCTCGCTTTTTATGCCTCTTATCGAAGAAGTCGCAAAGCTCTGTGGCAAGCCTTACGCCTATGAGAGCGGCGCTAGCTACCGAGTCATCAGCGATCACATCCGCTCGGTGACTTTCCTGCTAGCCCAAGGCACTACATTTGACAAAGAGGGCCGCGGCTACGTGCTTCGCCGCATCCTTCGCCGCGCGATCAGGCACGGATATTTGCTGGGCATAAAAGAGCCATTTATGTACCGCCTCGTCGATAAAGTCTGCGAGCTAATGGGCGGCCACTACGCCTACCTAAACGAGAAAAAAGCGGCGGTAAAAGAGCAAATCAGGCTCGAAGAAGAAAGATTTTTAGCCACGATAGCAAGCGGACTAGAGCTTTTTGAGAGCGAGCTAGCGCGCACGAAAGATATTTTTAGCGGCGAGGCTGCGTTTAAGCTTTACGATACGTTCGGCTTCCCGCTAGATCTAACGGCCGATATGCTACGCGAAAAAGGACTCAAAGTCGATGAGGCAAAATTTGACGAGCTAATGAGCGAGCAAAAAGCGCGCGCTAAAGCTGCTTGGAAAGGCAGCGGCGACAAGAGCGCAAAGGGCGATTTTAAGGTGCTTTTAGAGAAATTCGGCGAAAACAAATTTAGCGGCTACGAGGAGCTTGAGCGCACGAGCAAGGTTTTAGCGCTGCTTGACGAGGATTTTAAAGAAACTCAAATTTTAAAAGCAGGCGAGCAAGGTTGGGCGATGTTTGACGTTACGCCTTTTTACGCGCAAAGCGGCGGCCAGGCAGGTGACAGCGGCGAGATCGTAGGCGCGTCCGACATACTAGATACGCAGAAGTTTTTCGGACTAAATTTATCAAACGTCGCAGTAAAAAAAGAGCTTAAAGTCGGCGACTCCGTGAAGCTAAAAGTAAGCGAGCAAAGAGCCGAGATCGCGCGTCACCACAGCGCCACGCACCTGCTCCACTCTGCGCTTAGAAGCGTGCTAGGAACGCATATCGCACAGGCCGGATCTAGCGTCGAGGCAAACAGACTCAGATTTGACTTCTCGCATCCAAAGGCAGTGACGGCGGAGGAGCTAACGAAGATCGAAAATTTCGTAAATAGCGCAATCGCCGAGAGTATCGCAGCAAAAACGGAGATAATGGATGTCGAAGACGCCAAAAACAGCGGCGCTATCGCTCTTTTTGGCGAAAAATACGCCGACAAGGTGCGCGTGCTAAGCTTCGGCGAGGTTAGCAAGGAGCTTTGCGGCGGTACGCACGTGGCAAATTTAAGCCAAATCGGCGCGTTTTTCATAACTAAAGAAGGTGGCGTGAGCGCGGGCGTGCGCAGGATCGAGGCCGTATGCTCTAAGGCCGCGCTAAATCTAGCAAAAGCCTGGCGCGGCGAGATCGAAGAGCTAAAAACCGAGCTAAAAAGCGCCGAGCCTATGAATGCGGTAAAAAAACTAAAGGCTGAGATAAAGAGCCTAAAAGACAAGACCAAGCAAGCCAAAGACGCGCACGCGCTAGCCGTGGTAAACGTAAATGAGACCAAGCTTTGCGTTGCGGTGATTGACGGCGGCGACATAAAGGCGACGATAGACGAGTTTAAAAACGAGAACGAAAAGGCCGCGATCCTACTCGCACAAGTAAACGAAGAGGGCAAAATCGCTCTGGCCGCAGGCGTGAAAAACGCGCCGTTAAAGGCTGGCGAATGGGTCAAATTTACGGCTCAAATTTTGGGCGGAAACGGCGGCGGCAAGGATGATTTCGCCACCGCAGGCGGTAAAAACGTACTTGCGATAGAGGATGCGATCAGGCAGGCGTTTGAGTTTGCTAAAATCAAGCTGGAAAAATAA
- the maf gene encoding septum formation inhibitor Maf, producing MIILASSSVTRAKVLQDHGVKFEQVFFDYDEGGVDKNLPPHVYVQKIVAAKKEQFLKANENAKNVVLADSVVVCGGKILGKAKDEQEALKMLQMQSGNVARIVTAMIFLGEKFELFNVSFAEYKFAKFDEADLQNYLSGDLWRGKAGAMTIENFNKKYILSQNGETSTAMGLNVKILKAFL from the coding sequence ATGATTATTTTGGCTTCGAGCTCAGTCACTAGAGCTAAGGTCTTGCAAGATCACGGCGTTAAATTTGAGCAGGTTTTTTTCGACTACGACGAGGGCGGCGTAGATAAAAATTTACCGCCGCACGTTTACGTCCAAAAGATCGTCGCGGCAAAAAAAGAGCAGTTTTTAAAGGCGAATGAAAATGCAAAAAACGTAGTTTTAGCCGATAGTGTCGTAGTATGTGGCGGTAAAATTTTAGGCAAAGCTAAAGACGAACAAGAGGCGCTAAAAATGCTACAAATGCAAAGCGGCAACGTCGCTAGGATCGTAACCGCGATGATATTTTTAGGCGAGAAATTCGAGCTTTTTAACGTAAGCTTTGCCGAGTATAAATTTGCCAAATTTGACGAAGCCGACTTGCAAAACTACCTATCGGGCGATCTTTGGCGGGGCAAGGCAGGAGCCATGACGATAGAAAATTTCAACAAAAAATACATCCTAAGCCAAAACGGCGAAACTAGCACCGCAATGGGGCTAAACGTGAAAATTTTAAAGGCGTTTTTATGA
- a CDS encoding aspartate/glutamate racemase family protein: MKRIGILGGMGPLATIDLYAKIVELTNAAKDQDNIPIVIDNHPQIPDRTAYILHGGEDPFPFMKESATRLKNAGCEAICIACNTAHYFAKRLTEECGVNILHIAKIATASIKSNFPHAKKIAVIATTGTTAAKIYENELIAAGLERVKIPENLMTNIMDCIYKGAKANKLKEYVGLFNDTIAAIEADAYIAACTEIPLFLPYATKKDKFVDATLELAKAAVKFGLEK; the protein is encoded by the coding sequence ATGAAACGAATCGGAATTTTAGGCGGTATGGGACCGCTAGCTACGATAGATCTGTACGCCAAGATCGTAGAACTCACAAACGCCGCAAAAGACCAGGACAACATCCCTATCGTCATCGATAACCACCCGCAGATCCCGGACCGCACGGCGTATATCCTGCATGGAGGCGAGGATCCGTTTCCTTTTATGAAAGAGTCCGCGACGAGGCTCAAAAACGCGGGCTGTGAGGCTATCTGCATAGCTTGCAACACGGCTCACTATTTTGCCAAGCGTCTAACGGAGGAGTGCGGCGTAAATATCCTGCACATCGCTAAAATCGCGACCGCGTCGATAAAGTCAAATTTCCCGCACGCTAAAAAGATCGCCGTCATCGCCACTACCGGTACGACCGCAGCTAAAATTTACGAAAACGAGTTGATCGCCGCAGGCCTAGAGCGCGTGAAAATCCCCGAAAATTTGATGACAAACATCATGGACTGCATCTACAAGGGCGCAAAAGCAAACAAGCTAAAAGAGTACGTGGGTCTCTTTAACGATACGATCGCGGCTATCGAGGCTGACGCATATATCGCGGCTTGCACGGAGATACCGCTATTTTTACCGTATGCGACGAAAAAAGATAAATTCGTAGACGCTACTCTCGAGCTTGCTAAAGCAGCCGTCAAATTCGGCCTAGAAAAATAA
- a CDS encoding tetratricopeptide repeat protein → MRKYFLIFLPILAFSFSLSVNSGAEDGRPYTVINISDEKEFVCKEEILAYDRKLYFCDVAGGALPKVDDKILALAEVRFREEKGGMRVYVVPRASSRLISSSEPLYGASTVPFSKNGGAAKRHAIVIDQNLSEFKKQTNVGINFAPIFEQMTAPSVGPLDLNKAPIESGDSNDINMYLDVKKSYDAKRYDDTIATIQTALRRYPNSIFASEFLLYRLRALDKILDSQNSFEGLGAADVASEGRAWMRRFVSDENYPEVLYLVTKAYLRQELVSDANYTLDILMNEHPNSNFTKLAVLEFADRLYVTGRQDEAVKMYEDVLYSAQTLDVASRAALSLVQGSIDKAKFDRAKDFMLKILNRNQEYLLNDASKLMTLAGVFHEKNMDDIAARIYEILLARLNKNDDDYETVLKNLGIALTGTPDTQKAYEYLKRYQSEFADGQYAAIVQNALDKLFFARNDESNATKLHEHYDALIDKYGKTDVGAKALKEQVALYLKERKFDSVLRYTQAVRDLNDTDASAVLDQAALNLANEAIRQNDCVTAVNLTENYGVGEKIGAKFKLFDCYMRLSRFAAAHELASQNISTPDMLDRVEWLIKLASVLIKTEKYNDALRVADEALAIASRQEYADVSPVLFYRFEALMGLGRLTDAAATITAVETLRKNDFKVIELYDRMAEATYGANDFLNASVYAKKAIDLQKRLHIATFSPKIDFEYIGSLSKLDRLGEALQAAQELVDTRLDPENRLRALAQISEIYIKLKRESEAKPYLQECVGSNLQSSWKAICAEQMKLVE, encoded by the coding sequence ATGAGAAAATATTTTTTGATTTTTTTACCGATTTTGGCGTTTTCTTTTAGCCTTAGCGTAAATTCGGGCGCAGAGGACGGCAGGCCCTACACCGTGATAAACATCAGCGACGAGAAGGAATTTGTCTGCAAAGAGGAGATTCTCGCCTACGACCGCAAGCTTTATTTTTGCGACGTTGCCGGCGGCGCACTGCCGAAAGTCGACGATAAAATTTTAGCCCTGGCTGAAGTGAGATTTCGCGAGGAAAAGGGCGGTATGCGCGTCTATGTCGTGCCGCGCGCGAGCTCTCGCCTGATCTCGTCTAGCGAGCCTCTTTACGGCGCGTCCACAGTGCCGTTTAGTAAAAACGGCGGCGCAGCCAAACGCCACGCTATCGTGATAGATCAAAATTTAAGCGAATTTAAAAAGCAAACAAACGTGGGGATAAATTTCGCCCCGATATTTGAGCAGATGACCGCGCCTAGCGTCGGACCGCTCGATCTAAACAAAGCCCCGATAGAAAGCGGCGATAGCAACGATATAAACATGTATCTAGACGTCAAAAAAAGCTACGACGCCAAGCGCTACGACGATACGATAGCCACGATCCAGACAGCGCTAAGGCGCTATCCAAACAGCATTTTTGCCAGCGAGTTTTTGCTATACAGACTGCGCGCTTTGGATAAAATTTTAGACTCGCAAAATAGTTTCGAGGGCCTTGGCGCGGCAGACGTCGCGAGCGAGGGTCGCGCGTGGATGAGGCGGTTCGTGTCGGACGAAAACTACCCCGAGGTGCTCTATCTCGTGACCAAAGCCTACCTCAGGCAGGAGCTTGTTAGCGACGCGAACTACACGCTAGATATCCTCATGAACGAGCATCCAAACTCAAATTTTACCAAGCTAGCAGTCCTTGAGTTTGCCGACAGGCTCTACGTCACGGGCAGACAGGACGAGGCGGTAAAGATGTACGAGGATGTGCTATACTCGGCGCAGACGCTAGACGTCGCTAGCCGTGCGGCCCTGAGCCTCGTGCAGGGCAGCATCGACAAGGCCAAATTTGACCGCGCCAAGGACTTTATGCTCAAAATTTTAAACAGAAATCAAGAGTACCTGCTAAACGACGCGTCCAAGCTAATGACGCTGGCCGGGGTATTTCACGAGAAAAATATGGACGATATCGCAGCAAGAATTTATGAAATTTTGCTCGCTCGCCTAAATAAAAACGACGATGACTACGAAACCGTGCTGAAAAATCTAGGCATCGCGCTAACCGGCACGCCTGACACGCAAAAAGCATACGAATACCTAAAAAGATACCAAAGCGAGTTTGCGGACGGGCAGTATGCCGCCATTGTGCAAAATGCGCTAGATAAGCTATTTTTCGCTAGAAACGACGAGAGTAACGCGACCAAGCTACACGAGCACTACGACGCGCTCATCGACAAATACGGAAAAACGGACGTCGGCGCTAAGGCGCTAAAAGAACAGGTCGCGCTCTATCTAAAAGAGCGTAAATTTGACTCCGTCCTGCGCTATACCCAGGCCGTGCGCGATCTAAATGATACGGACGCTAGTGCTGTCTTGGATCAGGCGGCGTTAAATTTGGCAAATGAAGCCATCCGTCAAAACGACTGCGTTACGGCTGTAAATTTGACCGAAAACTACGGCGTAGGCGAGAAAATCGGGGCTAAATTTAAGCTCTTTGACTGCTATATGCGCCTCTCTCGTTTTGCCGCCGCGCACGAGCTCGCCTCGCAAAATATCTCGACGCCCGATATGCTCGACCGCGTGGAGTGGCTCATCAAACTAGCCTCCGTGTTGATAAAGACGGAGAAGTATAACGACGCCTTGCGCGTGGCCGACGAGGCGCTGGCTATCGCGTCTAGGCAGGAGTACGCCGACGTTTCGCCCGTGCTTTTTTATAGATTTGAGGCGCTGATGGGGCTAGGTAGGCTCACCGACGCCGCCGCGACGATAACGGCCGTCGAGACGCTACGCAAAAACGACTTTAAGGTCATCGAGCTCTACGACCGCATGGCTGAGGCGACGTACGGCGCGAACGACTTTTTAAACGCGTCGGTTTACGCCAAAAAGGCGATCGATCTGCAAAAACGCCTACATATAGCCACCTTTAGCCCGAAAATCGACTTTGAGTACATCGGCTCGCTAAGCAAGCTGGATAGACTAGGCGAGGCGTTGCAAGCCGCGCAGGAGCTCGTAGATACGCGCCTAGATCCCGAAAACAGGCTGCGCGCGCTAGCTCAGATCTCGGAAATCTACATCAAACTAAAACGCGAAAGCGAAGCAAAGCCGTATCTACAGGAGTGCGTCGGCTCAAATTTGCAAAGCTCGTGGAAGGCCATCTGCGCCGAGCAGATGAAGCTCGTGGAATAA
- a CDS encoding 3-isopropylmalate dehydratase, translating into MPEFNIAFAKISSALPFIHILSVVVFIGFQANFLLIAKFFMKNIEGDTQKYQTIISMLKRLGCAIYGSIAVMGVTGAILAKQNAIKNADPMLNTILTTKWAIWGFLFLNVIYVTYRLNKASKSLQNSEYIELHENLIVTIYYFIPLNVAFALLAAYLGVSYREF; encoded by the coding sequence ATGCCCGAATTTAACATAGCTTTTGCAAAGATTAGCAGCGCCCTACCCTTTATCCACATCCTCTCCGTGGTTGTTTTTATCGGATTTCAAGCAAATTTTTTACTCATTGCTAAATTTTTTATGAAAAATATCGAAGGCGACACGCAAAAATACCAAACGATAATCTCCATGCTAAAGCGCCTTGGCTGCGCGATCTACGGCTCGATCGCCGTCATGGGCGTAACCGGCGCGATACTAGCCAAACAAAACGCTATCAAAAACGCCGATCCGATGCTAAACACGATTTTAACGACGAAATGGGCGATCTGGGGATTTTTATTTTTAAACGTTATTTACGTCACGTACCGCCTAAACAAAGCCTCAAAATCTCTACAAAATAGCGAATACATCGAGCTTCACGAGAACCTCATAGTTACGATTTATTATTTCATCCCGCTAAACGTGGCGTTTGCGCTGCTGGCGGCGTATCTTGGCGTATCTTATAGGGAGTTTTGA